A DNA window from Vigna angularis cultivar LongXiaoDou No.4 chromosome 1, ASM1680809v1, whole genome shotgun sequence contains the following coding sequences:
- the LOC108336294 gene encoding uncharacterized protein LOC108336294 isoform X1 translates to MIDQNRIMERVSGSGTNGKGYAWAVSAGFNAALAAISVKLPLQQFLRYGMVLLFNVTMWACYVNSLKALSSLQATVTNFATNFISSGLAGFFFFRESLSFQWFAGAILIIIGVVILSNSSIEEKVNTD, encoded by the exons A TGATCGATCAGAATCGGATCATGGAGAGAGTGTCAGGTTCAGGCACTAACGGAAAAGGATACGCGTGGGCTGTTTCTGCTGGATTTAATGCCGCTCTTGCAGCCATTTCCGTAAAGCTCCCTCTTCAACAG TTTCTCAGATACGGGATGGTGTTATTGTTCAATGTAACGATGTGGGCTTGTTATGTCAATAGTCTTAAGGCTCTCTCCTCTCTTCAGGCAACTGTCACCAATTTCGCTACCAATTTTATCTCTTCCGGTTTAGCaggtttcttcttttttaggGAATCACTCTCTTTCCAG TGGTTTGCAGGTGCCATACTTATAATAATTGGTGTAGTAATACTTAGCAACTCAAGTATTGAGGAGAAGGTTAACACAGATTAG
- the LOC108336294 gene encoding uncharacterized protein LOC108336294 isoform X2: MERVSGSGTNGKGYAWAVSAGFNAALAAISVKLPLQQFLRYGMVLLFNVTMWACYVNSLKALSSLQATVTNFATNFISSGLAGFFFFRESLSFQWFAGAILIIIGVVILSNSSIEEKVNTD, translated from the exons ATGGAGAGAGTGTCAGGTTCAGGCACTAACGGAAAAGGATACGCGTGGGCTGTTTCTGCTGGATTTAATGCCGCTCTTGCAGCCATTTCCGTAAAGCTCCCTCTTCAACAG TTTCTCAGATACGGGATGGTGTTATTGTTCAATGTAACGATGTGGGCTTGTTATGTCAATAGTCTTAAGGCTCTCTCCTCTCTTCAGGCAACTGTCACCAATTTCGCTACCAATTTTATCTCTTCCGGTTTAGCaggtttcttcttttttaggGAATCACTCTCTTTCCAG TGGTTTGCAGGTGCCATACTTATAATAATTGGTGTAGTAATACTTAGCAACTCAAGTATTGAGGAGAAGGTTAACACAGATTAG